From one Streptomyces sp. NBC_01478 genomic stretch:
- a CDS encoding HdeD family acid-resistance protein encodes MTEAPSGPLGPEYDDRSVHDSRRQHRPPREEEFEGPLFALSKAAWQVVLLTGVASLVLGVLVLVWPGASLFAAGILFGLYLLISGVFQLVAAFGTHRATSLRVLAFISGALSIVLGLFCFRGPMQSILLLALWIGIGWLIRGITQTLAAIHDGTMPARGWQIFLGIVTFVAGIVLIDSPFRSVAVLTLVCGIWLVAVGVVEIITGVRMRSLAKKVPTAL; translated from the coding sequence ATGACCGAGGCACCGAGCGGCCCCTTGGGCCCGGAGTACGACGACCGCAGCGTCCACGACAGCCGGCGTCAACACCGGCCGCCACGCGAAGAGGAATTCGAAGGGCCCCTGTTCGCCCTCTCCAAAGCCGCCTGGCAGGTCGTCCTGCTCACCGGCGTCGCCTCTCTCGTCCTGGGCGTGCTGGTCCTGGTCTGGCCCGGCGCGTCCCTCTTCGCGGCCGGCATCCTCTTCGGTCTCTACCTCCTGATCAGCGGCGTCTTCCAGTTGGTCGCCGCCTTCGGCACCCACCGGGCGACCTCGCTGCGCGTACTCGCGTTCATCAGCGGCGCGCTGTCGATCGTGCTGGGCCTGTTCTGCTTCCGCGGGCCGATGCAGTCGATCCTGCTGCTCGCCCTGTGGATCGGCATCGGCTGGCTGATCCGGGGCATCACCCAGACCCTGGCCGCCATCCACGACGGGACCATGCCCGCGCGCGGCTGGCAGATCTTCCTCGGGATCGTCACCTTCGTCGCCGGCATCGTGCTGATCGACTCGCCGTTCCGCTCGGTCGCCGTCCTCACCCTCGTCTGCGGCATCTGGCTGGTCGCGGTCGGCGTCGTGGAGATCATCACCGGCGTCCGGATGAGGAGCCTCGCCAAGAAGGTGCCCACGGCCCTGTGA
- a CDS encoding SDR family NAD(P)-dependent oxidoreductase translates to MPLVSRLLEGQFALVTGASGGIGRGIALRFAEEGAAGVAVHCRTAVQAAGEVAARVRELGARAVVLQADLTDEDACRGLVREAAEWGGGRLTALVNNAGVQPTQPLDGMTAADWRAVVDTNLTSVFACTQAAAEAMREQGGGTVTHIASIEAGAPAALHAHYCASKAAVVMHARSAALEYGPYGIRVNTVSPGLIDREGLAEAWPDGVRRWQEAAPTGRLGRPEEVGDACVFLASRLASWVTGHDLVVDGGMTARPAW, encoded by the coding sequence GTGCCGCTCGTGAGCCGCCTGCTGGAAGGGCAGTTCGCCCTGGTCACGGGTGCGAGCGGGGGCATCGGCCGGGGCATCGCGCTGCGGTTCGCCGAGGAGGGGGCGGCGGGGGTCGCGGTCCACTGTCGTACGGCGGTGCAGGCGGCCGGTGAAGTCGCCGCGCGCGTAAGGGAGTTGGGGGCCCGAGCCGTCGTACTGCAAGCCGATCTGACCGACGAGGACGCCTGCCGCGGACTGGTCCGCGAGGCGGCCGAATGGGGCGGTGGACGGCTGACCGCGCTGGTCAACAACGCGGGTGTGCAGCCGACGCAGCCCCTGGACGGGATGACGGCTGCGGACTGGCGGGCGGTCGTCGACACCAACCTGACGAGCGTCTTCGCGTGCACCCAGGCGGCGGCCGAGGCCATGAGGGAGCAGGGCGGCGGCACGGTGACGCACATCGCGTCGATCGAGGCTGGCGCCCCGGCCGCGCTGCACGCGCACTACTGCGCGTCCAAGGCGGCCGTGGTCATGCACGCGCGGTCGGCGGCCCTGGAGTACGGCCCGTACGGCATCCGCGTCAACACGGTCTCGCCCGGTCTGATCGACCGGGAGGGGCTGGCGGAGGCCTGGCCGGACGGCGTGCGGAGATGGCAGGAGGCGGCGCCGACGGGGCGGCTGGGCCGGCCGGAGGAGGTCGGGGACGCGTGCGTGTTCCTGGCTTCGCGCCTCGCCTCCTGGGTCACCGGGCACGACCTGGTCGTCGACGGCGGCATGACGGCGCGGCCGGCATGGTGA
- a CDS encoding helicase HerA-like domain-containing protein, giving the protein MSDSESIAAGYAFTGPALDLGALLWDGAPLPDAQIRIPLPMLNRHGLVAGATGTGKTKTLQLIAEQLSAQGVPVFLADVKGDVSGISAPGVANDKVRGRASEVRQQWTATGFPAEFYALGGIGHGIPVRATITGFGPVLLSKVLQLNQTQEQSLGLIFHYADTKGLELIDLKDLRAVVTFLTSDEGKPELKNIGGLSTATAGVILRSLTAFEAQGMADFFGEPEFDTSELLRTATDGRGMVSVLELPAVQDKPQLFSTFLMWLLADLFHDLPEVGDAEKPKLVFFFDEAHLLFNDASKAFLDSITQTVRLIRSKGVGVFFVTQTPKDVPGDVLAQLGNRVQHALRAFTPDDQKALKATVKTFPNSSYDLEEILTGLGTGEAVVTVLSENGAPTPVAVTRLRAPESLMGPIDAATLDLAVKSSSLYGRYAQAVDRESAYEKLTSRPQPQETPKAAAKKSPAKEDESMVQQVVGSGMFKSLARSVGTQIGREITRSLFGTARRKR; this is encoded by the coding sequence ATGAGTGACAGCGAGTCGATCGCCGCGGGCTACGCCTTCACAGGACCCGCACTCGACCTCGGGGCCCTGCTGTGGGACGGTGCCCCGCTGCCCGACGCGCAGATCCGCATCCCCCTCCCCATGCTCAACCGCCACGGCCTGGTCGCGGGCGCCACCGGCACCGGCAAGACCAAGACGCTCCAGCTCATCGCCGAGCAGCTCTCGGCACAGGGCGTGCCGGTGTTCCTCGCGGACGTGAAGGGCGATGTGTCGGGCATCTCGGCGCCGGGAGTGGCGAACGACAAGGTGCGGGGGAGGGCGTCGGAGGTCCGTCAACAGTGGACGGCGACCGGATTCCCCGCCGAGTTCTACGCCCTGGGCGGCATCGGCCACGGCATCCCGGTCCGGGCCACGATCACCGGCTTCGGCCCGGTGCTGCTCTCCAAGGTCCTCCAGCTCAACCAGACCCAGGAACAGTCCCTCGGCCTGATCTTCCACTACGCCGACACCAAGGGCCTGGAGCTGATCGACCTCAAGGACCTGCGGGCGGTCGTCACCTTCCTGACCTCGGACGAGGGCAAGCCGGAACTGAAGAACATCGGCGGTCTGTCCACCGCCACGGCCGGCGTGATCCTGCGCTCCCTCACCGCCTTCGAGGCGCAGGGCATGGCCGACTTCTTCGGCGAGCCCGAGTTCGACACGAGCGAGCTGCTGCGCACGGCGACCGACGGCCGGGGCATGGTCTCGGTCCTCGAACTCCCTGCCGTCCAGGACAAACCGCAGCTCTTCTCGACCTTCCTGATGTGGCTGCTGGCCGACCTCTTCCACGACCTCCCGGAGGTCGGCGACGCCGAGAAGCCGAAGCTCGTCTTCTTCTTCGACGAGGCGCATCTGCTCTTCAACGACGCCTCCAAGGCCTTCCTGGACTCGATCACGCAGACCGTCCGCCTGATTCGCTCGAAAGGGGTCGGCGTCTTCTTCGTGACGCAGACCCCGAAGGACGTACCCGGCGACGTCCTGGCCCAGCTCGGTAACCGCGTCCAGCACGCGCTCCGCGCCTTCACCCCGGACGACCAGAAGGCGTTGAAGGCGACGGTCAAGACCTTCCCGAACTCCTCCTACGACCTGGAGGAGATCCTGACGGGCCTGGGCACGGGCGAGGCGGTGGTCACGGTCCTGAGCGAGAACGGCGCCCCGACCCCGGTCGCCGTCACCCGCCTCCGCGCCCCCGAGTCCCTGATGGGCCCGATCGACGCGGCAACCCTCGACCTGGCGGTCAAGTCCTCATCTCTCTACGGCCGTTACGCACAGGCTGTGGACCGCGAGTCGGCATACGAGAAGCTGACGTCCCGTCCGCAGCCGCAGGAGACACCGAAGGCGGCCGCGAAGAAGTCTCCGGCCAAGGAGGACGAGTCGATGGTCCAACAGGTCGTAGGCAGCGGGATGTTCAAGTCCCTGGCGCGTTCCGTCGGCACCCAGATCGGCCGAGAGATCACCCGCTCCCTGTTCGGCACGGCCCGGCGGAAGCGCTAA
- a CDS encoding siderophore-interacting protein, with amino-acid sequence MVQGRGWEGAVLKLLRAKDFEFTVTRAEDVTPHYRRLRLTDGGMLAATGVHPTMWVRLWFDNAGRPHQRAYTLVDPDPAAGTFGLEFALHEGSASDWARAAKPGDTIEATVQGTGFEAPTPTPSHLFAIGDPASLPAINSLLGSVGSTVPATIWFENATEGLPFRTDPPLHEVRHLSRGQLAERVRTELPDLLKTTPDPYVWITCDTATTRGLSSYVRRELGVRRERVHALGYWRPT; translated from the coding sequence ATGGTGCAGGGGCGCGGTTGGGAGGGCGCGGTACTCAAACTGCTGCGCGCGAAGGACTTCGAGTTCACCGTGACGAGGGCCGAGGACGTCACCCCGCACTACCGCCGCCTCCGCCTCACCGACGGCGGCATGCTCGCGGCGACCGGCGTCCACCCGACGATGTGGGTCCGCCTCTGGTTCGACAACGCCGGCAGGCCGCACCAGCGGGCGTACACCCTGGTCGACCCCGATCCGGCGGCCGGCACGTTCGGCCTCGAATTCGCCCTGCACGAGGGCAGCGCGAGCGACTGGGCCCGCGCCGCGAAGCCCGGCGACACGATCGAGGCGACGGTCCAGGGCACGGGCTTCGAGGCGCCCACCCCAACCCCGTCGCACCTCTTCGCGATCGGCGACCCGGCGTCCCTCCCGGCCATCAACTCCCTGCTGGGGTCGGTCGGTTCGACGGTCCCGGCGACGATCTGGTTCGAGAACGCCACCGAGGGCCTGCCGTTCCGCACGGACCCGCCGCTGCACGAGGTCCGCCACCTCTCCAGGGGCCAACTCGCCGAGCGGGTACGGACGGAACTCCCGGACCTCCTGAAGACCACCCCCGACCCGTACGTCTGGATCACCTGCGACACGGCCACGACGCGAGGGCTGTCGTCGTACGTGCGCAGGGAGTTGGGCGTACGACGGGAACGGGTGCACGCGCTGGGGTACTGGCGGCCGACCTGA
- a CDS encoding GNAT family N-acetyltransferase yields the protein MTTQIYRDAWGIPHLRADSADELARVQGRVTALDRGRQLEVERHRAQGTSAALLGLAALPWDLFARRVRLDDTARRCFAALERRDPETARWVRSYVDGVNEGLNNGTSAPEFAKSGLARGRWEPWTPLGVWLATHILFAGFPAKLWREEAIRRLGPDAVGLFAADGPGTSGSNGWLVSGARTTTGRAVLAGDPHRFIEEPGVYQQVHLSCPEFDVVGLTVPGVPGIAHFGHTGTVAWAITNAMADYQDLYRERLRRTGAGVEALGPDGGWRRAARHTELVEVAGEEPVEVEVIETERGPVVIGGPEGLDGGVTAPPGVPPLAVSLRYPPRVTEDLGFTALLPLLRARQVADVDRAFDDWVEPVNVVQAADTEGGLLHRVAGRVPLRAEANRIRLVPAWEPGHEWHGWHEMPRAGLTEDGIAVMANQRGPAAPLGVEFAPPHRADRITELLAERARWSAADMPAIHMDTQLGSAAPLLDHLAALTDLTPAACVLRDKLLAWDRRMDADSTDAAAFAAVRGAVVRRLAAHPAFAALAEPPAYPEVFLPWLALLPRVAFALEHLLRARELYGTDRTEIDRAEIVRAAVEEVAAAPAGAWGDTHRLAPWRALAEESTYSEQPGLSGDHDCVLCTSSVPGLTDLSARGPAARFVWDLNRREDSLWVVPLGASGVPGSPHHRDQLPLWLKGDLVPVITDFTRLEPDIPTREPVHEQNVAGFGTVRILPLDPVADAETIHRWVSEERAAFWGMNGLTRAQVAEIYAHMETLDTHHAHLVVRDDEPIALLQTYEPAADRVGDCYAVAPGDIGIHLLLAPAGPDGERPGWSAAVMGVLASYVLVVLDRRRIVVDPDVRNEKAIARFLRQGFVAGPEVVLPEIDIPDVFLPEKRAQLAFLPREVAFP from the coding sequence GTGACAACCCAGATCTACCGAGATGCCTGGGGAATCCCCCACCTGCGCGCCGACAGCGCCGACGAACTCGCCCGAGTCCAGGGCCGCGTCACCGCCCTCGACCGCGGCCGGCAGTTGGAGGTCGAACGGCATCGGGCGCAGGGCACCTCGGCCGCCCTTCTCGGTCTCGCCGCCCTGCCCTGGGATCTCTTCGCCCGACGGGTCCGGCTCGACGACACCGCGAGACGTTGTTTCGCCGCCCTGGAGCGGCGGGACCCGGAGACCGCGCGCTGGGTCCGGTCGTACGTCGACGGCGTCAACGAAGGCCTCAACAACGGGACTTCGGCTCCTGAGTTCGCCAAGTCCGGGCTCGCGCGCGGGCGTTGGGAACCCTGGACTCCCCTCGGGGTCTGGCTCGCCACGCACATCCTCTTCGCGGGGTTCCCGGCCAAGCTGTGGCGTGAAGAGGCGATACGGCGGCTCGGGCCGGACGCGGTCGGGCTGTTCGCCGCCGACGGGCCCGGTACCTCCGGCAGCAACGGCTGGCTGGTGAGCGGGGCGCGGACCACGACCGGGCGGGCCGTCCTCGCCGGTGATCCGCACCGCTTCATCGAGGAACCCGGCGTCTATCAGCAAGTCCACCTCTCCTGCCCGGAGTTCGACGTCGTCGGCCTCACCGTGCCCGGTGTCCCGGGCATCGCCCACTTCGGGCACACCGGCACGGTCGCCTGGGCCATCACCAACGCCATGGCCGACTACCAGGACCTGTACCGGGAACGGTTGCGCCGTACCGGTGCCGGTGTCGAAGCCCTTGGCCCGGACGGCGGTTGGCGGCGCGCGGCCCGGCACACGGAGCTCGTCGAGGTGGCCGGGGAGGAGCCCGTCGAGGTCGAGGTGATCGAGACCGAGCGCGGGCCCGTCGTCATCGGCGGGCCGGAGGGGCTCGACGGCGGAGTCACCGCGCCGCCCGGCGTCCCGCCACTCGCCGTCAGCCTCCGCTACCCGCCCCGCGTCACCGAAGACCTCGGCTTCACCGCCCTGCTCCCGCTCCTCCGCGCGCGCCAAGTCGCCGACGTGGACCGGGCGTTCGACGACTGGGTCGAACCCGTCAACGTCGTCCAGGCCGCCGACACCGAGGGCGGACTGCTGCACCGGGTCGCGGGCCGGGTGCCGTTGCGCGCCGAGGCCAACCGCATCCGGCTGGTCCCCGCCTGGGAACCCGGTCACGAGTGGCACGGCTGGCACGAGATGCCCCGCGCCGGACTGACCGAGGACGGCATCGCCGTCATGGCCAACCAGCGCGGCCCGGCCGCCCCGCTCGGCGTCGAGTTCGCCCCGCCCCACCGCGCCGACCGCATCACCGAACTGCTCGCCGAGCGCGCGAGGTGGTCCGCCGCCGACATGCCCGCGATCCACATGGACACCCAACTCGGCTCCGCCGCACCCCTGTTGGACCACCTGGCCGCCCTGACCGACCTCACCCCCGCCGCCTGCGTACTCCGCGACAAGCTGTTGGCCTGGGACCGCCGCATGGACGCCGACAGCACCGACGCCGCAGCCTTCGCGGCCGTGCGCGGCGCGGTCGTACGACGGCTCGCGGCGCACCCGGCGTTCGCCGCGCTGGCCGAGCCGCCCGCGTACCCGGAGGTGTTCCTGCCGTGGCTCGCGTTGCTCCCGCGTGTCGCCTTCGCGCTCGAACACCTGCTGCGGGCACGGGAGTTGTACGGCACCGACCGGACGGAGATCGACCGGGCGGAGATCGTGCGGGCGGCGGTCGAGGAAGTCGCCGCCGCACCGGCGGGCGCCTGGGGCGACACCCACCGCCTCGCTCCCTGGCGGGCGTTGGCAGAGGAGTCGACGTACAGCGAACAACCCGGCCTCTCCGGCGACCACGACTGTGTCCTGTGCACCTCTTCCGTCCCCGGGCTCACCGACCTGAGCGCGCGGGGGCCGGCGGCCCGGTTCGTGTGGGACCTGAACCGGCGGGAGGACAGCCTGTGGGTGGTGCCGTTGGGGGCGTCGGGGGTGCCCGGTTCGCCGCATCACCGCGATCAACTCCCCTTGTGGCTCAAGGGAGATCTGGTCCCGGTGATCACCGACTTCACCCGCCTCGAACCCGACATCCCCACCCGCGAACCGGTCCACGAACAAAACGTCGCCGGCTTCGGCACCGTCCGCATCCTCCCCCTGGACCCGGTGGCCGACGCGGAGACCATCCACCGCTGGGTCAGCGAGGAACGGGCCGCCTTCTGGGGCATGAACGGCCTCACCCGGGCCCAAGTCGCCGAGATCTACGCCCACATGGAGACCCTCGACACCCACCACGCCCACCTGGTGGTCAGGGACGACGAACCGATCGCCCTCCTCCAGACCTACGAGCCCGCCGCCGACCGCGTCGGCGACTGCTACGCCGTGGCACCCGGAGACATCGGCATCCACCTCCTCCTCGCACCCGCCGGACCGGACGGCGAACGGCCCGGCTGGTCGGCGGCGGTGATGGGGGTCCTCGCGTCGTACGTCCTGGTCGTGCTGGACCGGCGTCGGATCGTGGTCGATCCGGATGTGCGGAACGAGAAGGCGATCGCGCGGTTTCTGCGGCAGGGGTTCGTGGCGGGGCCGGAGGTCGTGCTGCCGGAGATCGACATCCCGGACGTCTTCCTGCCCGAAAAGCGCGCTCAACTGGCGTTTCTCCCTCGCGAGGTGGCCTTCCCGTAG
- a CDS encoding type II toxin-antitoxin system VapB family antitoxin codes for MIFKRIGNGRPYPDHGRESTRQWADVAPRPVRLDQLVTTKGQLDLETLLAEDSTFYGDLFAHVVKWQGDLYLEDGLHRAVRAALQQRQVLHARVLELD; via the coding sequence GTGATCTTCAAGCGCATCGGAAACGGCCGGCCGTACCCCGACCACGGCCGGGAGAGCACCCGGCAGTGGGCGGATGTCGCGCCGCGCCCGGTCCGCCTCGATCAGCTCGTGACGACCAAGGGCCAGCTCGACCTCGAAACCCTTCTCGCCGAGGACTCGACCTTCTACGGCGACCTCTTCGCGCACGTCGTGAAGTGGCAGGGCGACCTGTACCTGGAGGACGGCCTGCACCGCGCGGTCCGCGCGGCGTTGCAGCAGCGCCAGGTGCTCCA
- a CDS encoding cupin domain-containing protein: MTPEDLVAHYGLEPIPREGGLFRRTWAGPLRPDGRPEGTAIVALLTAPDYSALHRLPGDEVWHFYLGDPLELLLLAPDGSTRTAVLGPDVLHGQHLQFTVPGGTWMGARVVADGAWTFFGCTMAPGFTYEGYEHGEAGELSVRYARDPSEAARITGLCRS; the protein is encoded by the coding sequence GTGACCCCAGAAGACCTCGTCGCCCACTACGGCCTGGAGCCGATCCCCCGCGAGGGCGGACTGTTCCGCCGGACCTGGGCGGGCCCGCTGCGCCCGGACGGCCGCCCGGAGGGCACGGCGATCGTCGCCCTGCTGACAGCGCCCGACTACTCCGCGCTGCACCGCCTGCCCGGCGACGAGGTCTGGCACTTCTACCTCGGCGACCCGCTCGAACTCCTCCTCCTCGCCCCCGACGGCAGCACGCGCACGGCGGTCCTCGGCCCGGACGTCCTGCACGGCCAGCACCTCCAGTTCACCGTGCCCGGCGGTACGTGGATGGGGGCGCGGGTGGTGGCGGACGGCGCGTGGACGTTCTTCGGCTGCACGATGGCACCCGGGTTCACCTACGAGGGCTACGAGCACGGCGAGGCAGGCGAGTTGAGCGTTCGCTACGCCCGCGACCCGTCCGAGGCCGCCCGCATCACCGGGCTGTGCCGCTCGTGA
- a CDS encoding HhH-GPD-type base excision DNA repair protein, with translation MDVTLHLAQDPDADALLGRSPLAALVGMLLDQQVPMEWAFKGPRTIADRLGADDLDAHEIAARDPEDFASLLSEKPAVHRYPGSMAKRIQQLCQYVVEHYDGDASGVWDGVGTGAELLKRLEALPGFGKQKAQIFLALLGKQLGVQPKGWREAAGAYGEAKSYRSVADITGPESLTKVRAHKQEMKAAAKADKAAKATGGK, from the coding sequence ATGGACGTCACCCTTCACCTCGCCCAGGACCCCGACGCCGACGCGCTCCTCGGCCGTTCCCCGCTCGCCGCGCTGGTCGGGATGTTGCTCGATCAGCAGGTGCCGATGGAGTGGGCGTTCAAGGGGCCGCGGACGATCGCCGACCGGCTCGGGGCCGATGATCTGGACGCGCACGAGATCGCGGCCCGGGATCCCGAGGACTTCGCCTCGCTGCTCTCCGAGAAGCCGGCCGTGCACCGGTACCCGGGGTCCATGGCCAAGCGGATCCAGCAGTTGTGCCAGTACGTCGTCGAGCACTACGACGGGGACGCGAGCGGTGTCTGGGACGGCGTCGGCACCGGGGCCGAGCTGCTCAAGCGGCTGGAGGCGCTGCCCGGGTTCGGGAAGCAGAAGGCGCAGATCTTTCTCGCCCTGCTCGGCAAGCAGCTCGGGGTCCAGCCGAAGGGCTGGCGCGAGGCCGCCGGGGCCTATGGCGAGGCGAAGTCCTACCGCTCCGTCGCCGACATCACCGGGCCCGAGTCGCTCACCAAGGTCCGCGCCCACAAGCAGGAGATGAAGGCCGCCGCGAAAGCGGACAAGGCGGCGAAGGCCACCGGCGGCAAGTAA